A section of the Pseudanabaena mucicola str. Chao 1806 genome encodes:
- a CDS encoding GUN4 domain-containing protein codes for MLYAHHQTLQDLLVAQNWREADLETKRLTFQINPEDLNIDSGTTVRKALIPKIKAFSTEELKEIDRLWVEHSNGHFGFSVQWQIYQDILAETKELGKAVVKEKYPIVGKWVPMTALAIVLGWLSAGVYEWRFDRETSYALDAPKGHLPTVGKQELGCAFHHGYLLDWIFSNLYPDY; via the coding sequence ATGCTTTACGCTCACCATCAAACTTTGCAAGATCTTCTCGTTGCCCAAAACTGGCGGGAAGCAGATTTAGAAACAAAAAGATTGACTTTTCAAATTAACCCAGAAGACTTAAATATCGATTCTGGTACAACTGTCAGGAAAGCACTTATTCCAAAAATTAAAGCTTTCTCAACAGAAGAACTAAAAGAAATTGATCGTCTTTGGGTCGAGCATAGCAATGGTCATTTTGGCTTTAGCGTCCAATGGCAAATCTACCAAGATATTCTTGCTGAGACAAAAGAGTTAGGGAAGGCAGTAGTTAAAGAAAAATATCCGATAGTAGGAAAGTGGGTTCCAATGACTGCACTAGCTATTGTTCTTGGATGGCTAAGTGCAGGTGTTTACGAATGGCGTTTTGACCGCGAGACATCCTATGCACTTGATGCTCCAAAAGGACATTTACCCACAGTTGGCAAACAAGAACTAGGCTGTGCTTTTCATCATGGTTATTTGCTGGACTGGATTTTTAGTAATCTATACCCTGACTATTAA